From the Chanos chanos chromosome 7, fChaCha1.1, whole genome shotgun sequence genome, the window ggatatgttttaaattgggaaaggAAAGCAGTCCAAAAGTCACTTGATACAGcatctaaaaaataaacactcagctgAATActtgagttcactcaggtagcACATGCAAAGGCTGCTCTGAAGCAACACACGTTGGaggatatatttttaaaaggagagagaaatttccttgACACAgcaacaaggccaaaaagattactgAGAAGGTAATTAAATTAATCGccttggatgaccagcccatgtggtagcgaatacagaggCGCGTTCAAATTTGGCAAATTGAGGCAAATGTTCCAGGCGAACgcttttcttttaacttttaaatttgaatgttttttaggtcagcatactacGACAatattaatcctcaaggctactaataacaaccatggtatcatttcaaaattgaaacacctaatgCTTTAGCTGTGTGTGATGAACGCGAGTTAGTCTAAACTAATGACCACTGAgagtaatacagtcagttaaCTAACACTAATGATTGATAatgatagcatacaaaaaagaggctttcagaaaaagtatcaacgtaaccgacagttagacaacttaaccacttgaataattgtaagattaaataaaatcgaacacttacaTATATGTTCTAGCATAACTCCCACAGACATTACATTTCAGATACTGCTCTACCAgagctttacaagaaggtttagttttttattttgtaaaataaaaaaaaagtaataaatgaaaaagtaagGCTTGGCCACAGGCAATTTTTTCCGAATGCATTGCTATACatttgtcaagcatatacattgaattagttttaataactttaatgtacttgaaatgtgcactgtgcaactgtattacctaggaaaatacaagtatcggatcgggacttggtaccggcagatactcaatattaaatgacttgGATCAGGATCAGGGGGCAAAAACATTTGAGCAGGACATCCCTAATATGtatgcgtatatatatatatatatatatatatatatatatatatatatatatatacatacatacatacatacatacatatacatacatacatacacacacacacacacacacacacacacacacacacacacacacacacacacacacacatatatatatatatatatatatatatatatatatatatatacacacacacacacacacacacacacatacatacatacatacatatatatatatatatatatacacacacacacacacacacacacacacacacacacacatatatatatacatacatacatacacacacacacacacacacacacacacacatatatatatatatgtgtgtgtgtgtgtgtgcgtgtgcatatatTTAGACCACAAGCAGCCGTTGTCTAAAGGTTACCATGAccggagggttgctggttccattcccaggaccaacatccacggctgtgtgcccttaagcaaggcacttaaccctaatcctcCCCGCTGCttctgcgtctgttgtgtgtgttcactactggtgtgttggatgggttaaatgcagaggacaaattcactgttcacaatgtgtgtgtgcaatcacggagatgTACGTATATATACAAGTTTCTGCTGAAAAATCCTTTATACTAATCAATATTCTCTGGTTTGAATCCAGACTCTTTGGGGCATACAGTATGGATGTCGTGACCAACACAGCTTTCAGTGTCAATGTCGATTCACTCAACAACCCCAAAGACCCCTTTGTGAACAACCTCAAGAAAATGCTCAAATTTGACTTCCTTAGTCCATTGTTCATCATAACTTGTAAGGtccatttaaaatatcattcacTCAAAAATTTAGCAATATTTTTGCCCAGTGGAAAGATTGTTGAccaccttctcttctcttctcttctcttctcttctcttctcttctcttctcttctcttctcttctcttcttttgtaGTTGTCTTCCCCTTTGCTGTTCCTCTGATAGAGAAAATGAATTTCACCTTTTTCCCGTCTTCTGTGACAGACTTCTTCTACGCGTCTTTGAAGAAGATTAAGTCTGATCGAGTTGCTAATGACCATGAGGTTTGTGGAACAAATTTATGAGCAAGTTGataaatgtacatatataatctttgtctttattcatactcacatacatacacacataaatagatTACGCATACATATATAATCTCTTTTACTCACTCTTCTCATTTCTCACGTACGTATCCATATCCTCCACTGTGTAAGGTATATTATCCTCCTGACACAACAATGAtactgattcactcattcattcttgctctctctctctctctctctgtctgttaaacacacatccatatacTGTCCCTTACAAAACACCCTCTGTCCCTGGCACAAGGCTATTGATCTTATGCCTGACAAAATTACTAATTTACCTCTGGAGTCAattgtcttttcctcttttcctgtAGAGGCGAGTGGACTTCATGCAGCTGATGGTGGATTCTCAGAAACCAGAGAAAAATGGACACAGTAAGACAgaggaaacaggtgtgtgtgtatgtgtgtgtgtgtgcatgtgtgtgcgtgagtgtgtgtgtatacgacCGTGATATATTAAGCAATGCTGCTAATTTAACGTATATGTTTCTTACATCTGTAGGTTTGACTGATTGTGAGATTCTATCCCAAGCGATGATTTTCATATTTGCTGGTTATGAGACTACCAGCTGCACCCTGACCTTCCTCTTCTATAACCTGGCCACTCACCCACAGACCATGAGGAAACTTCAGGAGGAGATTGATCAAACCTTCCCCAACAAGGTGGTGGTTGGAGACAGGCACAAGGGTGCATGAGCACAGTTTAAAGTATGTGAAGAGATCAgatgtaatttatttgtttattcatgttgtttgttttaccacAGGCCCCAGTACAGTATGACAAGCTGATGCAGATGGAGTATCTGGATGATGTGCTGAATGAGTCTCTGAGGTTGTACCCCGTTGTTTCTCGGCTCGAGAGAATCTGCAAGAAAACTGTGGAGATCAATGGGGTCACCATCCCCAAGGGAACAGTTGTCCTAGTGCCCACCTACGCCCTCCACAGAGACCCTGAAATCTGGACTGACCCAGAAAAGTTCAACCCAGACAGGTAGgtcacaaagagagaaaaacaacgctgaaaactgtgaaatgtcCTATGAACAAACTATCACAATACAGTTCCCTCTCCctaatgattattttttttttttttttttttcgtgtgtgtgtcagattcagtaaagaaaacaaagagagtatTGACCCATGCACATTCCTGCCTTTTGGGGCAGGGCCCAGGAACTGCATTGGGATGAGATTTGCCTTAGTGAGCATGAAGCTGGTCATCACAGAGATATTACAGAGATTTGACGTTTATGTGTGTCCTGAGACACGGGTGAGTAAGAACTgttattattgtacctgctaaaACTACAACTACCACTGTTACAAAATCTAATGCAACTATGCAGAGAACAACGTGTGCAAAACTGTTACGACCAGTCCTAAAAACTACAACCATCACTTTTACCATCATTTTTACAAAAACTAATGCAACTTTTCTTCAGACAACAACATCTACTACTGTTATACAAAAATCTAATAACTGTTCCACAAGTAACTATTAACATTGCTTctgttactactactgctgAAAAATTTGCTTAAACCATTTCTGCTGCTTGTATTACAGGAAACAGCATTACTAATGATTTTACTGCAACTGCTACCAGGACAATTACTGAAGcaactactaccactactactacagCTAGCATTATTGCTAAAACCATTACTACTGATAGTACTGCTGCTAAAACAATTACTAAAGAGATGACTACAGCTGATAAAATAACTAAAAGCACTCATATTGCTAGTACTACATGTAATACCACTGGCAAAACAATAACATGTGACATAAATTAACATGCTAAGTACAGTTACAACAACAGTAGCTGTTAATACAGGCAACATTGTTTCTGTTAGTACAAAGAAGACAGTTACTCCATGTTCAACAGCTACAAAATCAAGTGTTACTGTATGGTTACTTTTAtacacataccaaaaaaaagcaatattacTACAACTGATATTACTGCTACTTCTTATGCTGTTAACATTGCTATACTGTGACTGCATAGTTAATAGAGTAACTATGTCACTTCCATTCTTCATAGTAACTTCTATTACTCTGATTTACCATCAGcacattattattactgtaactaACACTAAAGTTACCATGCCTAtctctgttattattattattattattattattattattattattattattattatattgctTATATTGTGCTAATGTTGCTGagtatgttaaaaaaagacatttatataACTATTCTTTACCAAAGCTATGTGATTATTACTGGTATCATAACTATCATTTACAACAGTACTGTTTTCTCTGCTATAATTGTCACATTACCACTCAGCAACTCTTCCACCTAACacgtctttctttctctctggtcagATTCCTGTGGTGTTGAGTCCTACTGGCTTAATCTGTCCTGAACACCCCATCAAACTCGGACTGACTCCTCGATCCAGCTCCTCCTCAGACTGACTCCTGTATCGACAATCCTGTTAGATCAAAGTTTAAGTCCTGCAAATCACCCTTATAAGCATGTAGAACAGTGATTTTATTTACAACACACTGGTTTCCTTTTCAGCCATGTGTGAAGGATGTGGTAAATGTCACTAACTTGACCACAAGCCTTTTGGTAGAaagaacacagcacatataCATGCTCTGCTGAGTACTCTGTGCTTCAGTGCTACTTCTCTTCCTTAGCTTCATGCATTAATGATGCTACActaaaactgaactgattttttttaagaacagaaatttctgtgtgtgtgtgtgtgtgtgtgtttgtgtgtgtgtgtgccttttaCAACAAACAGCCTGTACACTTTAGTCCTTCTGAACCAGAATGTTGGAGGGATTACAGATTAGACAAGATTAGAGAACACTACAATTTGACATGGGTCAAATGAAGCATATTAATGGAACgctgaaatgtttatttaatatgGGCAAATCAACTCTGATGCACTTCTGTTCTCACATTTATAGATAAATGgacataaatgaaaagaaactgtgTATCAGTATATGGATGTTTG encodes:
- the LOC115817412 gene encoding cytochrome P450 3A27, whose amino-acid sequence is MDILSFFLTETGVLLLLFLGLVVLYGYWPYGQFEKLGIPGPKPLPFFGTLIHYRKGTFIFDLECFRKYGKIWGIYEGRQPVLCVMDKTIIKTILIKEFYSLFTNRRNFRLNGPFNDSVFSAADEHWRRIRTVLSPSFTSGRLKEMFGIMKKNSNILMKTLQRKADLGEAADFKELFGAYSMDVVTNTAFSVNVDSLNNPKDPFVNNLKKMLKFDFLSPLFIITFVFPFAVPLIEKMNFTFFPSSVTDFFYASLKKIKSDRVANDHERRVDFMQLMVDSQKPEKNGHSKTEETGLTDCEILSQAMIFIFAGYETTSCTLTFLFYNLATHPQTMRKLQEEIDQTFPNKAPVQYDKLMQMEYLDDVLNESLRLYPVVSRLERICKKTVEINGVTIPKGTVVLVPTYALHRDPEIWTDPEKFNPDRFSKENKESIDPCTFLPFGAGPRNCIGMRFALVSMKLVITEILQRFDVYVCPETRIPVVLSPTGLICPEHPIKLGLTPRSSSSSD